From Salvia splendens isolate huo1 chromosome 3, SspV2, whole genome shotgun sequence, a single genomic window includes:
- the LOC121796140 gene encoding syntaxin-22-like — protein sequence MSFQDIEAGKAAAGPRRGLGRQDSTQAVASGIFQINTAVSTFQRLVNAIGTPKDTPELREKLHKTRMHIGQLVKDTSAKLKQASETDHRADVSQSKKITDAKLAKDFQAVLKEFQKAQRLSAERETSYTPFVSQAVLPSSYTASEIDGSADKTPEQRAFLVESRRQEVVLLDNEIAFNEAIIEERDQGIQEIQNQIGEVNEIFKDLAVLVHEQGTMIDDIGSNIEGSHAATAQAKSQLIKAAKTQRSNSSLACLLLVIFGIVLLIVIIVLAV from the exons ATGAGTTTTCAGGATATCGAAGCGGGTAAGGCAGCCGCCGGGCCTCGGAGGGGGCTTGGGCGGCAGGATTCCACGCAGGCGGTGGCGTCTGGGATTTTTCAGATCAACACAGCAGTGTCCACCTTCCAGCGCCTCGTTAACGCCATCGGCACCCCCAAGGACACGCCGGAGCTCCGTGAAAAACt TCATAAAACTCGGATGCACATTGGACAGCTGGTAAAAGATACTTCAGCTAAACTTAAGCAAGCTAGTGAAACCGATCATCGTGCTGATGTCAGT CAAAGTAAGAAAATCACAGATGCTAAACTTGCGAAAGACTTTCAAGCCGTTCTAAAGGAGTTTCAGAAGGCTCAGCGGCTTTCAGCTGAGAGGGAGACATCATATACTCCTTTTGTTTCCCAAGCAGTGCTTCCTTCTAG CTATACCGCAAGCGAGATAGATGGAAGTGCAGACAAGACCCCAGAACAACGAGCTTTTCTTGTGGAATCTAGAAG ACAGGAGGTTGTGCTATTGGATAATGAGATTGCTTTTAATGAGGCCATTATAGAGGAGCGAGATCAGGGTATACAAGAAATACAGAATCAAATTGGTGAAGTAAATGAGATTTTCAAGGACCTTGCTGTACTTGTTCACGAACAAGGGACAATGATTG ATGATATTGGCTCCAACATTGAGGGTTCACATGCTGCAACTGCTCAGGCCAAATCACAACTTATCAAAGCAGCTAAGACCCAACGGTCGAATTCATCACTG GCTTGCTTGTTGCTCGTGATTTTTGGAATCGTGCTTCTCATAGTAATTATAGTACTTGCTGTCTGA